GACCTATCGCTCGGACGAGAACCTCCGGCGCGCGCTCCGGACCCACACCCTGATTCACACGTGGGACGACCACGAAATCGTCAGCGACAGGTGGTGGAACTACGAGACCGACGCCCCCGAAACCGAGTACCACCCTCGCGGGAGCGACCCCGAATTCATGCGCCAGTTGTACGTCGATGGCATCCGGGCCTACACCGAGTACGTCCCGGTCCGGGCGAAGTACGAGCCAGCGAGTGAGAACCGGGGTCTCGCGCCCGACGCCATTCAGGAGAATTTCAGGCTCTACCGGTCGTTCGCGTTCGGTGACCTCGCAGACCTGTTCGTGACCGACGAGCGCCTCTATCGGTCGCCCCCGCCGCGAGGCACCGAGAGCGGGACCGCGGTGTCGGCCGAGTTCGCCGCCGAGAATCCGGGTCGGACGATGCTCGGGGAGACCCAGCGCGAATGGCTCGTGGGCGGAATGACGGACTCCGACGCCCGGTGGAAGCTCTGGGGCAACGAGGTGCTGGCGGCCGCCTTCCGGTTCGTGGAGGGCGGAGAGATGCAAATCAACTCCGACGCGTGGGACGGCTACCGGGCCGAGCGACAGCGCGTCCTGTCAGACCTCTCGGAGGCGGGCGTCGAGAACCTCGTCGCGCTGACCGGTGACATGCACAGTTATCTCGCGGGCTACCTCCTGACCGAGTACGAGTTGACCGCGGGCGAGGACGGCGAGTCGGGACGAGCGACCGACCGGTCCGACACCCGAGCGGGCGTCGAGTTCATGGCTCCCGCGGTCAGTAGCGACAACCTCATGACGATGAACGAAATCCCGGACTCCGCGAGAGAGACTGTCTCTGCGGCTCTGCAGGCCGAGAACCCGCACGTCGAGTGGTTCGACAGCAGTCACTGGGGCTACGCCACCGTCGAGATGAACCGCGAGGAGGTCGTCTACTCGGCCTACGCCGTGGACCGGACCACCGACGCCGAGGACCCACCCAAACGACTCCTGCGGCGGTATCGGGTCCCGGCGGGGTCGGCGGAGTTGGAGCGGTCGGACCAGCGCGAGGAGTGAACCGGTCGAACGGACCCGGAGCGACGTGAAACGTGCCGAGGATTTTTACGTTCCGCCTGAGTCCCTTCAGTACACGTCCGGGAGATGGCAAATTATGTCCACACATCCGAAGTTCCGTCCGTTGTCCGACGAGTCGGGCCTCGACATCGTAGACCCCATCGAGACCCGGCACTTCGCGCTGGCGACGGACTCGTCGGTGAGTCCGACCGCGGCCGACCCCGAGGAGTTCACCTTTCCGGTGGCCACGGCCTGTCGGATTCGGACGGACCGGGTGGTGCTACCGCACGTGATTCCGATAGACGTGCGGACCGCCGAGGGCGACCACCAAGCGTCCATCGACCCGCCGACCACTCGGGAGTTCGGAGAAGGCGAGTATCTGCTCGAACTCCACTCGCCCATCAAGGTCTATCTCTCGGTTTCGGGAGAGTTGTCCATCGACGCGACCGGCGAAACCGCCGAAATCGAGTTCGGCCGCGAGGCCGAGGTCACGGTCGGCGCGCGGTCGTACCACAGTTCCCCCGCGGCGACGATTACGGTCCCCGACGACCCCGCGAAGGTGATGCAGGCGGTGTCGGCGTTCTCCTCGGCACTGAAGACGACATCGCCGGAGCGGGCGTGGCCCACGCTCCGGGGCCATCCGCCGCGAATCGACCACGGCGACGAGTTGGACATTCCCGAGGGGTTGGAGACGCCCGACACCGGGATTCGAATCGCCGTCCCGCCGGAGTACGGGTACGTCTACACCGTCGCGCCGCTGGCGTACTATCTGGGTGCCGAGGTCGTTCCGAGCGGGACGGCCACCTTGACCGCCGAATCCGGCGTCTCGGAGTATCTGGGAAGCGACGTGAGCGAGGTCGGCGAGTCGGTCGAGGAGGTCCTCAAGCGCGTCTTCCTGCTGGACTGCGTGACCAGAACCGAAGGGCTGTACCCCGACGACCTCCACGAGCGCGAGGTGCTGGAGGCCCGCACCGACCTCGATTTCGCGGCGCTGTACGACTCGTCCATCGCCGACCGACTCGCAGACTACCTCGCGGTGCCAGACGAGGCCGTCGAAGCCATCGAGTCGCCGTGGCACCGAGTCACCCACGTCGAGGCGAATCCGGGTCCCGACGCGGCCGAACTCCTGCCCTACGTCGTCAACGACCTCTCGCTGGTCAGGGTCAAGACCGCCTGCGACGACGAGTGGTCGCCGACCGAGGCCCAACAGCAGACCAGCGAGGCGCTGGCGGAGTTCGTTCGGAGTCCGGCGGGACGCTCGCCCGACGACGGGAAGGCGACCAGCGACGCGACGCCCGCGACCGGCGAGTCGGGTGACTTTCTCCGGTCGGCGGGAATGCGCTCGCCTCGCCGGAGCGGCGAAGTCAGTCACCCCACATCGGAACGCGACGGCGACGAGGACCCCGCGAGTCCGGACCCGGAGTCGGCCCGCGGCGTCCCCGGCGAAGGCGGCTACATGCCCCTGCCGGAGTCCGACGCGCTGGAACGGGCGTGGATAGGCGACCGCACGCCGGTCGAGGGGACCAAGCTCCTGAAGGAGGCCTTCGAACACGACACCGCCGCGTCGGAGGACGGCGCGGTCGAAATCACGGTGGTCTGCAACGACGAGGAGATGCGCGAGGAGTGGGACGCGGCGGCCGAAATCTACGCCGACCGCGAGGACCTGCGGGCCAGCGTCACCTGCGAGTTCGACGTTTCGACCGACGAACTCCGGGACCTGCTGGCCGAGGACAGCGACATGTTCCACTTCATCGGTCACATCGACGGCCACGGATTCAAGTGTTCGGACGGCATCGTTGACGCCGAGCAAATCGAGGCCACCGGCGCGGAGACGATTCTCCTCAACGGGTGTCGGTCCCACGACCAAGGCATCGAACTGGTGAAGTCGGGGGCGAAGGCCGCAGTCGTGAGTCTCGCGGATTTGTGGAACGCCGGAGCGGTCGAAGTCGGCGAGACGCTGGCCCGTCTCTTTTTCCACGGGTTCACCATCGGCCACGCGATGACCATCGTTCGGGAACACACCTCGCTCGGCCGGGAGTACGTCGTGGTCGGCGACCCCGGCGTGACGCTCACGCAGTGTGAGACGGGACTGCCGAGTATGTACCATATAACCCAAGAGAGTGAGGATTTAGATAACGATGAAATATGTGTAGAATCAGTAGTGTACCCAATTTGGGGATACGGTATCGGTTCTATTTTTCAAAGCTACGTTCCAGAGCTTGAAGGAAAACACATAGCTGTGGGTAAAGGTGCAAAGACAAAAATGACGGTCGAAAATATTCAGAACCACTTTAACAGCGTTTCCGAACCGCTAATTGTTGATGGAGAACTAGCTTGGACAAATACGTGGTCCAGTATTTAGGGACCCATCTTCATTCCGCCGGTTCCGGCAACTGCACTCCCCGATTCTGCCAGCAGAAGCATTACCATCCAGAGCGCGCCCATCATCCGCGGGTGTTCCGAAAGCCATTCCGTGACGTTTTCCGTGTGTGCCATCACATACATGTATAATATATCAGTTACTATCTAATTTTCTAAATATTACCTAGAGAAAAAAGCAGAGAGAAAGTCCGAGAAAGGAACTGAGATGTATTTTGAGTAATAATTTGTAGAAACTTATTCTTGTCGGGCATGGGTATGGAACGCAGAATAGCAAAGGGGCATCCGAGTTTGAGAATCACCTC
This genomic window from Halorussus lipolyticus contains:
- a CDS encoding alkaline phosphatase D family protein; amino-acid sequence: MDVHSVAELVPERHPTRRDVIEATGAATLGGALSALSAEEAAAERLAPDAPGDPAVFEADRGQSASAFPQSVASGGPTPEGVLLWTRVAPDAYDGETPLGVEVAKDEEFENVAFQGTVPAEAFGPDRDFTVTVDVDGELDPDSRYYYRFRYDGSKSALGRCRTLPKPGASPDSLRLAVASCNNYLHGYFGAFGHIADDEADFLLHLGDFIYEYAGDGIGDRSIDLPSGKQKAWGLDDFRHLYRTYRSDENLRRALRTHTLIHTWDDHEIVSDRWWNYETDAPETEYHPRGSDPEFMRQLYVDGIRAYTEYVPVRAKYEPASENRGLAPDAIQENFRLYRSFAFGDLADLFVTDERLYRSPPPRGTESGTAVSAEFAAENPGRTMLGETQREWLVGGMTDSDARWKLWGNEVLAAAFRFVEGGEMQINSDAWDGYRAERQRVLSDLSEAGVENLVALTGDMHSYLAGYLLTEYELTAGEDGESGRATDRSDTRAGVEFMAPAVSSDNLMTMNEIPDSARETVSAALQAENPHVEWFDSSHWGYATVEMNREEVVYSAYAVDRTTDAEDPPKRLLRRYRVPAGSAELERSDQREE
- a CDS encoding DUF7503 family protein — protein: MAHTENVTEWLSEHPRMMGALWMVMLLLAESGSAVAGTGGMKMGP